From Neorhodopirellula lusitana, a single genomic window includes:
- a CDS encoding succinylglutamate desuccinylase/aspartoacylase family protein codes for MNAKSENWFGQDVQPGEAISTELVISESYSSRDVAIPIRVRRATKPGPTVFVTAALHGDELNGTGAIRSMLADPSWELKAGTLLMVPVLNVLGFERHSRYLPDRRDLNRCFPGNSTGSMASRLAQVIFDSIVRRCDYGIDLHTAAVRRTNFPNARADLDNPTCLKLAEAFGSGIILHGKGPKGSFRREATAAGCPTIVVEGGEVWKVESSVADCMLRGVFNVLKTLKMMDGETDVPDHQAIIKQTKWIRAERGGFMSMHVSPGDSVFKGQTIASNSNLLTEEHSRLEAPFSGIVIGMTTLPAVQPGEPVVHIGRLANPKVARQHDEHVATDEIQRTALEHLATNIQVTEPTEAIES; via the coding sequence ATGAACGCAAAATCTGAAAACTGGTTTGGGCAAGACGTTCAACCGGGTGAAGCCATCAGCACCGAGTTGGTGATTTCGGAAAGCTACAGTAGTCGTGACGTGGCGATTCCGATTCGAGTACGCCGAGCCACGAAGCCAGGTCCGACCGTGTTTGTCACCGCTGCCTTGCATGGCGATGAACTCAACGGCACCGGCGCGATCCGCAGCATGCTGGCTGATCCATCTTGGGAACTCAAAGCAGGAACGCTGCTGATGGTGCCCGTGTTGAACGTGCTGGGATTTGAACGTCATTCACGCTACCTGCCCGACCGTCGTGACCTGAACCGTTGCTTTCCCGGCAATTCGACCGGCAGCATGGCATCGCGTCTAGCGCAAGTGATTTTCGATTCCATCGTCCGACGTTGCGACTACGGCATCGACCTGCACACCGCGGCGGTTCGTCGAACGAACTTCCCCAACGCCCGCGCCGACCTGGACAATCCAACTTGTTTGAAGCTGGCCGAAGCCTTTGGCAGCGGCATCATTCTGCATGGGAAAGGCCCCAAAGGTTCGTTCCGCCGCGAGGCGACTGCGGCCGGGTGCCCCACGATCGTCGTCGAAGGGGGTGAAGTGTGGAAAGTGGAATCATCCGTGGCCGATTGCATGTTGCGTGGCGTGTTCAATGTTCTGAAGACGCTCAAAATGATGGACGGCGAAACGGATGTTCCCGATCATCAAGCGATTATCAAGCAAACCAAGTGGATTCGAGCCGAACGAGGCGGATTCATGTCGATGCATGTCTCACCCGGTGATAGCGTCTTTAAGGGACAAACGATTGCGTCAAACAGCAATTTGTTGACCGAAGAACACAGTCGCTTAGAGGCACCGTTTTCGGGTATCGTGATCGGCATGACGACATTGCCAGCAGTTCAGCCGGGTGAACCGGTGGTTCACATCGGACGCTTGGCGAATCCCAAGGTTGCACGTCAACACGACGAGCATGTAGCCACCGACGAAATCCAGCGTACGGCGTTGGAGCACTTGGCAACCAACATCCAAGTCACCGAGCCGACCGAGGCAATTGAATCGTAA
- a CDS encoding amino acid permease — protein sequence MKFGTFGGVFTPCTLTILGVIMFLRFGQVVGQSGVITAVLIVLAAKTITTLTTLSLSAIASNTRVKGGGAYYLISRSLGVEFGGAIGVLFFAAQAISVAMYIIGFSEALAATFPSLADHAMAISTLVNLVTFVCVYVGAGWTIKVQYFILAILAAALASFYVGAIADFNPEYLQANLKPSFLDGDNTFTMFALFFPAVTGIMAGANMSGDLATPSKSIPTGTLAAVIFTGVIYLSQAVLLGCARPATELIGNNMIIRDIAVWPVLITAGVFAATLSSALGSMMGAPRILQAFARDEIFKSIKFFGAGSGLSNEPRRATVLTFVIAQVCIVFGDLNAIAPIITMFFMITYGLLNLATFYESITKNPSYRPTFRYSHWITSLLGMIGCFGVMFLINWLWATISLLFIAAIYWFIRSKEVEARWGDLQSGMIFERARKALLKLEDEVYHPKNWRPIVMALSGTGWTRPHIPIYGHWLTSGHGILTLAHVVTGDLEELADQRDRYEKSLRSFIIREELDAFPAVACGQYLSDGIESLVQCHGIGGLRPNTVLLGWPRDASKADSFGATVRLIARTKRSILAARFLSHRSDVEEADKTDTTDIAEHWRVPRGTIDVWWRGMANGELMLLLAHLMHRNPDWRGNKVRVLRVIQNEQAKAEIDKHMDELAASARIQFQSEVVVSDEPVASVIQSTSRNASLVLLGFQTPEEGQEIAMYESLEALAGDLPRIIMVDSAGGMTLES from the coding sequence ATGAAATTCGGTACTTTCGGCGGTGTCTTTACGCCTTGCACGCTCACTATTCTGGGCGTCATCATGTTCTTGCGGTTCGGCCAAGTGGTCGGGCAATCGGGCGTCATCACCGCTGTCCTCATCGTGCTGGCCGCGAAAACTATCACGACGCTAACGACACTCTCGTTGTCAGCCATCGCCAGCAATACACGGGTCAAAGGTGGCGGTGCCTACTACCTGATCTCTCGTTCGCTAGGTGTTGAGTTCGGCGGTGCGATCGGGGTGCTCTTCTTTGCTGCCCAGGCGATCTCGGTAGCGATGTACATCATCGGTTTTAGCGAAGCGTTGGCTGCAACGTTCCCTTCGCTTGCCGACCACGCGATGGCAATCTCGACGCTTGTGAACCTTGTTACCTTCGTTTGCGTTTACGTCGGAGCCGGTTGGACGATCAAGGTTCAGTATTTCATTCTTGCGATTTTGGCAGCGGCTTTGGCGTCGTTCTACGTCGGTGCGATCGCCGACTTCAATCCTGAATACCTGCAAGCGAATTTGAAGCCATCGTTCTTGGACGGCGACAACACGTTCACGATGTTCGCATTGTTCTTCCCCGCCGTCACCGGAATCATGGCCGGTGCCAACATGTCAGGCGATTTGGCCACCCCGTCCAAGTCGATTCCGACGGGAACCTTGGCGGCGGTCATTTTCACCGGTGTGATCTATCTGTCGCAGGCAGTGCTGCTGGGATGCGCTCGCCCGGCAACGGAACTGATTGGCAACAACATGATCATTCGGGACATCGCCGTTTGGCCCGTGCTGATTACCGCAGGCGTGTTCGCGGCAACGCTGTCGTCCGCACTTGGCAGCATGATGGGGGCACCGCGAATCCTGCAAGCGTTCGCCCGCGACGAAATTTTCAAGTCGATCAAATTCTTTGGCGCGGGCAGCGGGCTTAGCAACGAACCTCGCCGAGCCACCGTGTTGACGTTCGTGATCGCACAGGTCTGCATCGTGTTTGGCGACCTCAACGCGATCGCGCCGATTATCACGATGTTCTTCATGATTACCTACGGCCTTCTGAACCTGGCGACGTTTTATGAATCGATCACCAAAAACCCTAGCTATCGCCCCACGTTCCGTTACTCGCACTGGATCACATCCCTGCTGGGCATGATCGGGTGTTTTGGGGTGATGTTTTTGATCAATTGGTTGTGGGCAACGATTTCGTTGTTGTTCATCGCGGCGATCTACTGGTTCATTCGGTCCAAGGAAGTGGAAGCTCGCTGGGGTGACCTGCAAAGCGGAATGATTTTTGAGAGAGCACGAAAGGCGCTGTTGAAACTCGAAGACGAAGTCTATCACCCCAAAAACTGGCGTCCGATTGTGATGGCACTCAGTGGTACTGGTTGGACGCGACCTCACATTCCGATTTACGGCCACTGGCTGACGTCCGGGCACGGCATCTTGACCTTGGCACACGTCGTTACGGGGGACTTGGAAGAACTTGCCGACCAGCGGGATCGGTACGAGAAATCACTTCGCAGCTTCATCATCCGCGAAGAACTTGATGCGTTTCCAGCGGTCGCTTGCGGACAATACCTATCCGATGGCATCGAATCGCTTGTGCAATGTCACGGCATCGGCGGCCTTCGTCCCAACACGGTGCTGCTGGGATGGCCGCGAGACGCATCGAAGGCTGATTCGTTTGGTGCGACCGTGCGCCTGATCGCGCGCACTAAACGCAGCATTTTGGCGGCAAGGTTTCTATCGCATCGAAGCGATGTTGAGGAAGCTGACAAGACCGACACGACCGATATCGCCGAACATTGGCGAGTTCCACGCGGGACCATCGACGTGTGGTGGCGAGGCATGGCCAACGGAGAGCTGATGTTGCTGCTGGCGCACCTAATGCACCGAAATCCTGATTGGCGTGGGAACAAAGTCCGTGTTCTTCGCGTGATTCAAAACGAACAAGCGAAAGCCGAAATCGACAAGCACATGGATGAACTTGCGGCGTCCGCCCGTATTCAATTTCAGTCCGAAGTGGTGGTGTCGGACGAGCCTGTGGCGAGCGTGATCCAGTCCACCTCGCGAAATGCCTCGCTGGTCTTGCTTGGGTTCCAAACACCAGAGGAGGGTCAGGAAATCGCGATGTACGAATCACTCGAAGCACTCGCAGGCGATCTGCCTCGCATCATCATGGTCGACAGTGCAGGCGGCATGACGCTCGAAAGCTAA
- a CDS encoding hemolysin family protein, whose translation MSDLSQTLLYLAIAVGLIVLNGFFVAAEFALVKVRISRIEQLRNDGKPFAGTASWLAKRLDESLSACQLGITMASLALGWVGEPAFAALVEPVLGWVGVTDERIIHILGFALAFTAITGLHLVVGEQFPKIFAIRRPEQMLLWCAAPLKFFYVILFPFLTVLNIVTAFLLRLVGITGASDHDSVNTEEEIRALLREAHVHGNLSRSEHKLINNVFEFDDLIVRRVMLPRGDVDFFDVHEPVAVLRELVRTTKHTRYPVCDRSLDKVLGVVHIKDLLTVPDSDADFDVKTIMRPPKKVPETMPISRVLRHFQATHQLMAFVIDEYGTITGMVTLENVLEMIVGDVDDEFDVSEPNIVPEGSGEFIVCGTTPLEEARQSMSIPLLESNDADTISGLLTECNQKILTQGDKIELEGATAEILEIKHDSATKVRIRVQV comes from the coding sequence ATGTCCGACCTATCCCAGACTCTTCTCTATCTCGCGATTGCAGTGGGGCTGATCGTCTTGAACGGCTTCTTCGTGGCCGCTGAGTTTGCCCTCGTCAAAGTTCGCATTTCTCGGATCGAACAACTTCGCAACGATGGAAAACCCTTTGCGGGTACTGCAAGCTGGTTGGCGAAACGGCTCGATGAGTCCCTTTCGGCCTGTCAGCTTGGGATCACCATGGCGTCATTAGCGCTCGGTTGGGTGGGTGAGCCCGCGTTTGCCGCACTGGTGGAACCCGTTCTGGGGTGGGTGGGTGTTACGGATGAACGGATCATTCACATCCTCGGCTTTGCACTCGCGTTCACCGCGATTACCGGGTTGCACCTGGTCGTCGGCGAACAGTTCCCGAAGATCTTCGCGATCCGCCGGCCTGAGCAAATGTTGTTGTGGTGTGCCGCACCGCTGAAATTCTTCTATGTGATCCTGTTTCCATTCCTGACGGTTTTAAACATCGTCACGGCGTTTCTGCTGCGACTGGTCGGCATCACTGGTGCATCCGATCATGACTCGGTCAACACGGAAGAAGAAATCCGAGCACTGTTGCGAGAGGCACACGTGCACGGGAACCTCTCCCGCAGTGAACACAAACTCATCAACAATGTGTTTGAGTTCGATGACTTGATTGTTCGACGTGTGATGCTACCACGAGGCGATGTTGATTTCTTTGATGTTCACGAGCCCGTCGCCGTGTTGCGGGAACTGGTGCGAACGACGAAGCACACTCGGTACCCCGTCTGTGATCGCTCGCTCGATAAGGTTTTAGGAGTTGTCCACATCAAGGACCTGTTGACTGTGCCCGACTCCGACGCCGACTTCGACGTCAAAACAATCATGCGGCCACCCAAGAAGGTGCCTGAAACGATGCCGATCAGTCGCGTCCTTCGGCACTTCCAGGCCACTCATCAGTTAATGGCTTTCGTGATTGATGAATACGGCACGATCACCGGCATGGTGACTCTGGAAAATGTTTTGGAAATGATCGTTGGCGATGTGGATGATGAGTTTGATGTGTCCGAACCCAACATTGTTCCGGAAGGATCGGGGGAGTTCATCGTTTGTGGTACGACACCGCTGGAAGAAGCCCGACAAAGCATGTCGATACCTCTTCTTGAATCCAACGACGCCGACACGATCAGTGGTTTGCTCACCGAATGCAATCAGAAGATCCTCACCCAAGGCGACAAGATCGAATTGGAAGGAGCCACGGCCGAAATTCTTGAGATCAAACATGACAGCGCCACGAAGGTCCGAATTAGGGTTCAAGTGTAG
- a CDS encoding GNAT family N-acetyltransferase, whose amino-acid sequence MAEPNSSPHVLLTDSSDAAEPNFDVSGFERELIVRPMRIEDYDSIVAIAKKCFGEMEPWDRDQIESKLRHFPEGQIVVECDGRVVASSSSVMLDYDDELEWCNWKKIADAGYIRNHKPKGDTLYGIEIMVDPEFRGLRLSRRLYDARRELCRSRNIEQMIVGGRIPGYHKYAGTMKASEYIDRVTNKSIFDPVLSVQIANGFTLQGLLSNYLPSDVESCGYATFLEWRNLDYTAESKRRYRRTVRPVRIGAVQYQMRSIKDFDEFASQIRYFADVAGDYKCDFVLFPELFSTQLLSIIPALRPGEAARKLAEYTPRILDLMGDLAVKFDTNIIGGSHFVVEDERLYNVAFLFHRDGRIDKQYKLHITPSEQSWWGVEGGPAMEVFDTDCGKVAIQVCYDSEFPELGRLAAQQGADIIFVPFNTDTRSGYQRVRLCAAARCVENDVYVAIAGCTGNLPFVENADIHYAQSAILTPNDVTFPRDGIGTEANANIETIIIHDVDLELLRRHRERGSVTNWKDRRTDLYEVSYLRD is encoded by the coding sequence ATGGCCGAGCCCAACTCATCGCCCCACGTTCTACTGACCGATTCATCCGACGCCGCCGAACCCAACTTTGACGTTTCCGGATTTGAGAGGGAGCTGATCGTTCGACCCATGCGAATCGAAGATTACGACTCGATTGTTGCAATTGCCAAAAAGTGCTTCGGTGAGATGGAACCTTGGGACCGCGATCAGATCGAGAGCAAACTGAGACACTTTCCTGAGGGCCAAATTGTTGTCGAGTGCGATGGACGGGTCGTTGCCAGTAGTAGCAGCGTGATGCTGGACTACGACGATGAGCTGGAATGGTGCAATTGGAAGAAGATCGCCGATGCCGGTTACATCCGCAATCACAAGCCCAAGGGCGATACGCTTTACGGCATCGAGATCATGGTCGATCCCGAATTTCGCGGATTACGACTCTCACGCAGGCTCTACGACGCCCGTCGTGAACTATGCCGCAGCCGAAACATCGAGCAAATGATTGTCGGTGGTCGCATTCCGGGCTATCACAAGTACGCCGGCACGATGAAGGCGTCCGAATACATCGATCGGGTGACCAATAAATCTATCTTCGATCCGGTGCTGAGCGTTCAGATCGCTAACGGATTCACGCTGCAAGGTTTACTAAGCAACTACCTGCCGTCTGACGTTGAAAGTTGTGGTTACGCCACATTCCTGGAATGGCGGAACCTGGACTACACCGCCGAGAGTAAGCGACGCTACCGACGAACCGTTCGCCCGGTTCGCATCGGCGCGGTCCAGTACCAAATGCGGTCGATCAAAGACTTTGATGAATTCGCGTCGCAGATTCGATATTTCGCCGACGTGGCGGGTGACTACAAATGCGACTTTGTGTTGTTCCCAGAACTGTTTTCGACCCAGTTGCTGTCGATCATCCCTGCGTTACGTCCCGGCGAAGCGGCGCGGAAACTCGCCGAATACACGCCTAGGATTCTGGATCTGATGGGTGATCTGGCCGTCAAGTTCGACACCAACATCATCGGCGGTTCGCACTTTGTGGTCGAAGACGAGCGGCTTTACAACGTTGCGTTTTTGTTCCACCGCGATGGACGAATCGACAAGCAGTACAAGTTGCATATCACGCCGAGCGAACAAAGTTGGTGGGGCGTTGAGGGCGGTCCAGCGATGGAAGTCTTTGACACGGATTGCGGCAAAGTTGCGATCCAGGTTTGTTACGACAGTGAGTTCCCAGAACTCGGTCGGCTGGCGGCTCAGCAAGGTGCCGACATCATCTTTGTGCCGTTCAATACCGACACTCGAAGCGGATACCAACGAGTCCGGCTCTGTGCGGCCGCTCGTTGCGTCGAAAACGATGTCTATGTCGCTATCGCCGGTTGTACCGGCAACCTACCGTTCGTTGAGAACGCGGACATTCATTACGCCCAGTCCGCAATTCTGACGCCCAACGACGTCACGTTCCCACGTGACGGTATCGGAACCGAAGCAAATGCAAACATTGAAACAATCATCATCCACGATGTGGATCTGGAACTTCTTCGCCGTCATCGCGAACGTGGTAGCGTGACGAATTGGAAAGACCGTCGCACCGATCTGTACGAAGTGTCGTACCTGCGCGACTGA
- a CDS encoding TraR/DksA family transcriptional regulator: MTNHTKHDSIRAELQTRLDHLMKRAQGIDSELSEPGDTDWEERATEMEDDEVLATLGNIAVKEITEIREAIGRIDKGTYGVCSRCKKAIPAERLDAVPYAKTCTACI; this comes from the coding sequence ATGACGAACCACACCAAGCATGATTCCATCCGCGCCGAACTGCAAACCAGGCTGGATCATTTGATGAAACGAGCCCAAGGCATTGACTCTGAACTCAGTGAGCCGGGCGACACTGACTGGGAAGAGCGGGCGACCGAAATGGAGGACGACGAGGTGCTGGCAACGCTAGGCAATATCGCTGTCAAAGAGATTACCGAAATTCGTGAAGCGATTGGCCGCATCGACAAAGGCACCTATGGCGTTTGCTCTCGATGCAAGAAGGCGATCCCTGCGGAACGTTTAGACGCAGTTCCGTATGCAAAAACCTGCACCGCTTGCATCTAG
- a CDS encoding transglutaminase family protein, translating into MIFQIHHRITYRYERPVIVEPLTIRLRPRSDGAQRLLEYRCTLTPMPLHLCEVVDVFGNAAMQVSFNGVHLQVCVDIEARVETLRTQPFDYLSLDSRATNLPAVYDHEVDKALEPYLHRQDVHPEIDQWATALAKSLGSQTQPFLLQATEQIARDYDSSNRYGGAPMSPSETFESKRGACRDLAVLFMDMCRSQGIASRFVSGYIHEPGRIGTSELHAWAEVYLPGGGWRGYDPSRGIAVSDQHIPVATGPEPPWAAATEGCYIGAASESTIDYEVTVVEELA; encoded by the coding sequence GTGATTTTTCAAATTCACCATCGAATCACGTACCGTTACGAGCGACCCGTGATCGTCGAACCGCTCACCATTCGCTTACGTCCTCGCAGTGATGGAGCGCAGCGGTTGCTGGAATATCGTTGCACATTGACGCCGATGCCGTTGCACCTATGCGAGGTCGTCGATGTGTTCGGTAATGCCGCGATGCAGGTTTCGTTCAACGGGGTCCACTTGCAGGTGTGCGTCGACATTGAAGCCCGCGTCGAGACCTTACGGACACAACCGTTCGACTACCTTTCGCTCGATTCGCGTGCCACCAATCTGCCTGCGGTCTATGACCATGAAGTCGATAAAGCGTTGGAGCCGTATCTACATCGGCAAGACGTGCATCCAGAGATCGACCAGTGGGCGACTGCGCTCGCGAAATCGCTAGGTAGTCAAACTCAACCGTTCTTGTTGCAGGCCACCGAACAGATCGCTCGCGATTACGACTCGTCGAATCGCTATGGTGGCGCTCCAATGTCACCTTCGGAGACGTTTGAATCAAAACGTGGAGCGTGCCGTGATTTAGCAGTTCTGTTCATGGACATGTGCCGGTCCCAGGGAATCGCATCTCGATTCGTCAGCGGCTACATCCACGAACCCGGACGCATCGGAACATCGGAACTGCACGCTTGGGCCGAGGTGTATCTACCCGGCGGTGGCTGGCGAGGCTACGACCCCAGTCGGGGCATCGCGGTTTCGGACCAGCACATACCCGTCGCAACCGGTCCCGAACCACCATGGGCGGCGGCAACAGAGGGTTGCTACATCGGTGCCGCATCCGAGTCGACGATCGATTACGAAGTGACAGTTGTGGAGGAACTCGCTTAG
- a CDS encoding RimK family alpha-L-glutamate ligase has translation MKLGILSTAPRCYSTRRLMDAAKSRGHKPSVINTLKCSIDLQSGKPDLYYKGKPLGDYDAVIPRIGASITYFGTAVVRQLEQMNVFVANTSGGISNSRDKLRSMQILSRHHIGMPRTTFVRDKADVIPAIERIGGAPVIIKLLEGTQGVGVILADSIKVAEAIIETLQTAKQNVLVQGFVAESKGRDVRAFVIGDQVIGAMRRVAQGDEFRSNVHRGGKVENIELDDAYRETAVRAAQIMGLRVAGVDMLEGKNGPQVMEVNSSPGLEGIEAATQSDIAGAIIDYCAAHTDFPEMDVRQKLTVSKGYTVSELAIPEGSKFVGMSITDAAFADQDINVLTLYRGKTVIPNPKVSRVLESGDRLLCFGKQEAMKSMVPKKTRKKRNPEPQHLEPEMVAHANAQPEYS, from the coding sequence ATGAAACTCGGCATTCTCTCCACTGCTCCCCGCTGCTATAGCACTCGACGTTTGATGGACGCTGCCAAGTCTCGAGGGCACAAACCATCAGTCATCAACACGCTGAAGTGCTCGATTGACCTGCAATCGGGCAAACCCGATTTGTACTACAAGGGCAAACCACTGGGCGACTACGACGCCGTGATCCCGCGAATTGGGGCCAGCATCACGTACTTCGGCACCGCGGTCGTTCGCCAACTCGAACAAATGAACGTGTTTGTTGCCAACACGTCCGGCGGCATCTCCAACAGTCGTGACAAGCTACGCAGCATGCAAATCCTGAGCCGTCACCATATCGGCATGCCCCGCACCACATTCGTACGTGACAAAGCCGACGTCATTCCCGCGATCGAGAGAATCGGCGGAGCCCCCGTCATCATCAAGTTACTCGAAGGCACGCAGGGTGTCGGAGTGATCCTGGCCGATAGCATCAAGGTCGCCGAAGCAATTATCGAGACTCTGCAAACCGCCAAACAGAATGTGTTGGTCCAAGGTTTCGTTGCCGAGAGCAAAGGCCGCGACGTTCGAGCGTTCGTGATCGGCGACCAAGTGATCGGCGCGATGCGGCGAGTGGCACAGGGCGACGAATTTCGCAGCAACGTGCATCGCGGTGGCAAGGTCGAAAACATCGAGCTTGATGACGCGTACCGCGAGACTGCGGTACGTGCAGCACAAATCATGGGCTTGCGAGTTGCTGGCGTTGATATGCTTGAAGGTAAGAACGGGCCACAAGTCATGGAAGTCAATAGTTCACCTGGGTTGGAGGGCATCGAGGCCGCAACGCAAAGCGACATTGCCGGTGCGATCATCGACTACTGTGCTGCTCACACCGACTTCCCCGAAATGGATGTGCGTCAAAAGCTGACCGTTAGCAAAGGTTACACAGTCTCTGAACTAGCTATTCCCGAAGGATCGAAGTTCGTCGGCATGAGCATCACGGATGCAGCCTTCGCCGATCAGGACATCAACGTGCTGACATTGTACCGAGGCAAAACGGTGATTCCGAACCCCAAAGTCTCTCGTGTTCTCGAGTCGGGCGACCGTTTGCTTTGTTTCGGCAAGCAAGAAGCGATGAAGTCGATGGTGCCCAAAAAGACCCGCAAAAAGCGAAATCCCGAACCGCAACATTTGGAACCTGAAATGGTTGCTCACGCCAACGCGCAACCGGAGTACTCATGA
- the corA gene encoding magnesium/cobalt transporter CorA, with translation MSPKYFKKKHTKVGARPGTLVIPKDAPAPKITSIQYSATEHRSVTVDSVDELKEEFNENEVTWVDIQGFGDRSIMRKLGTIFSLHPLLLEDIVNVPQRPKSEPYDDQLLVIIRMVRLDDDETTGDPKVDMEQVSMVITKNYLITFQEKHGDILDPVRKRLLGNKGIIRKRGPDYLAYVIADTIIDGYYPVLEVVGDHLESLEDAVIDNPSPAVLGELNRLKNQLINLRRAIWPQREAINELVRGDHSMISDEVGVYLRDTYDHCIQTSEVAEMYREMVTGLMNTYLSSVANRTNEVMKVLTIMASIFIPLTFMAGIYGMNFEHMPELQYQYSYGILWAAMAAVVIGMLIFFYRKGWIGSGR, from the coding sequence TTGAGCCCCAAGTACTTTAAGAAAAAGCACACCAAGGTCGGTGCACGGCCGGGCACGCTTGTCATCCCCAAAGACGCGCCAGCACCAAAGATCACTTCGATCCAATACTCGGCGACCGAACATCGAAGCGTCACCGTGGACTCGGTTGACGAACTGAAGGAAGAGTTCAACGAAAACGAAGTCACCTGGGTCGACATTCAAGGCTTCGGTGATCGCAGCATCATGCGAAAACTGGGCACCATTTTTAGCCTACACCCCTTGTTGCTGGAGGACATTGTTAACGTTCCTCAGCGACCTAAGAGCGAACCCTACGACGATCAATTGTTGGTCATCATTCGCATGGTTCGCCTAGACGACGATGAAACAACCGGCGATCCTAAGGTGGATATGGAACAGGTCAGCATGGTAATTACGAAGAATTACCTGATCACCTTTCAGGAAAAGCACGGCGACATTCTTGATCCAGTTCGCAAGCGGTTACTTGGAAACAAGGGAATCATCCGCAAACGCGGACCTGACTATTTGGCGTACGTGATCGCTGACACGATTATCGACGGGTACTATCCGGTCCTCGAAGTCGTCGGAGACCACTTGGAATCACTCGAAGACGCCGTGATCGACAATCCGTCACCGGCGGTCCTAGGCGAGTTAAACCGCCTGAAAAATCAACTGATCAACCTCCGGCGAGCGATCTGGCCTCAACGCGAAGCCATCAATGAACTTGTCCGAGGAGATCACAGCATGATCTCCGATGAGGTGGGCGTGTACCTGCGAGACACTTACGATCATTGCATTCAAACTTCCGAAGTCGCTGAAATGTATCGTGAGATGGTAACGGGCCTGATGAATACCTATTTGTCATCGGTCGCCAATCGCACCAACGAAGTGATGAAGGTGCTGACGATCATGGCCAGTATTTTCATACCACTGACGTTCATGGCCGGTATCTACGGCATGAATTTCGAGCACATGCCCGAACTCCAGTACCAGTACTCTTACGGAATCCTCTGGGCTGCGATGGCCGCCGTTGTGATCGGCATGCTAATTTTCTTCTACCGCAAAGGCTGGATTGGCAGCGGAAGATGA
- a CDS encoding helix-turn-helix domain-containing protein produces the protein MTDRFLDRFLWHASMQPRDDLSSTPSSRSSSPESRGRESLTLDPWQEELIEEIRQRFTGGSQTILEDIHERVDRVLIDFVLTQTGGNISEASSRLGISRPTLRNRLRQLRLNT, from the coding sequence TTGACTGATCGGTTCCTGGATCGGTTCTTATGGCATGCTTCCATGCAACCACGCGATGACCTATCAAGCACTCCTTCCTCCCGGTCCTCGAGCCCTGAATCAAGGGGACGGGAGTCGCTGACGCTTGATCCCTGGCAAGAAGAGTTGATTGAGGAGATTCGGCAACGGTTCACCGGGGGATCGCAAACGATCCTGGAAGATATCCATGAGCGGGTCGACCGGGTGTTGATTGACTTCGTGCTCACTCAGACCGGCGGAAACATCAGCGAAGCGAGCAGTCGATTGGGAATCAGCCGCCCGACGCTCCGCAATCGACTTCGACAGCTGCGTTTGAATACTTAG